A genomic stretch from Gallus gallus isolate bGalGal1 chromosome 13, bGalGal1.mat.broiler.GRCg7b, whole genome shotgun sequence includes:
- the HNRNPH1 gene encoding heterogeneous nuclear ribonucleoprotein H isoform X9, producing the protein MDPCHTEETEGEIPGLATTETEAEPNLTSNVMLNTESSEGYVVKVRGLPWSCSTEEVQRFFSDCKILNGALGIRFIYTREGRPSGEAFAELESEEDVKLALKKDRETMGHRYVEVFKSNNVEMDWVLKHTGPNSPDTANDGFVRLRGLPFGCSKEEIVQFFSGLEIVPNGITLPVDFQGRSTGEAFVQFASQEIAEKALKKHKERIGHRYIEIFKSSRAEVRTHYDPPRKLMAMQRPGPYDRPGLTRGYNSLGRGSGLERMRRGAYGGGYGGYDDYNGYNDGYGFGSDRFGRDLEWTLFSAGMSDHRYGDGTSTFQSTTGHCVHMRGLPYRATENDIYNFFSPLNPVRVHIEIGPDGRVTGEADVEFATHEDAVAAMSKDKANMQHRYVELFLNSTAGGTGGAYGSQMMGAMVKESEGVVQDWNTSTLAGSQSSYGGPANQQLSGGYGGGYGGQSSMSGYDPGSQGAMNSSYYSSGNRASMGVNGMGGMSNMSNMSGGWGM; encoded by the exons ATGGACCCCTGTCACACCGAGGAGACCGAGGGCGAGATCCCCGGCTTGG CCACCACCGAGACCGAGGCGGAGCCAAATCTGACCTCCAATGTGATGCTGAACACCGAGAGCAGCGAGGGATACGTGGTGAAAGTGAGGGGACTGCCCTGGTCCTGCTCCACCGAGGAGGTGCAGAGGTTTTTCTCTG ACTGCAAAATTCTGAATGGAGCTTTGGGTATCCGTTTCATCTACACGAGGGAGGGCAGACCAAGTGGAGAAGCATTTGCTGAACTTGAATCAGAAGAGGATGTGAAATTGGCAttgaaaaaagacagagaaacaaTGGGACACAGATACGTTGAAG TTTTCAAGTCAAACAACGTTGAAATGGATTGGGTTCTGAAGCATACTGGTCCCAACAGCCCTGATACGGCTAATGATGGTTTTGTACGTCTTAGAGGACTCCCATTTGGCTGTAGTAAAGAAGAAATTGTACAGTTTTTTTCAG GGTTGGAAATCGTGCCAAATGGGATAACATTGCCGGTGGACTTCCAGGGGAGGAGTACGGGGGAGGCCTTCGTGCAGTTTGCTTCACAGGAAATAGCTGAAAAGGCTCTAAAGAAACACAAGGAAAGAATAGGGCACAG GTACATTGAGATCTTCAAGAGTAGCCGAGCAGAGGTGCGCACTCACTACGACCCTCCACGCAAGCTGATGGCGATGCAGAGGCCAGGTCCTTACGACAGGCCTGGTCTTACCCGCGGATATAACAGTCTTGGTAGAGGAAGTGGCTTGGAGAGGATGAGGCGCGGTGCTTACGGAGGAG GTTATGGAGGTTATGATGACTACAATGGGTATAACGATGGCTATGGTTTTGGTTCTGATAGATTTGGGAGAG ACCTAGAATGGACTCTCTTCTCTGCAGGAATGTCGGACCACAGATACGGCGACGGGACGTCCACCTTCCAGAGCACGACTGGCCACTGTGTCCACATGAGAGGTCTGCCCTACAGAGCGACAGAGAACGACATCTATAAC TTCTTCTCACCTTTGAACCCTGTAAGAGTACACATTGAAATCGGACCAGATGGCAGAGTGACTGGAGAGGCAGATGTTGAATTTGCTACTCACGAGGATGCGGTGGCCGCTATGTCCAAAGACAAAGCAAACATGC aacacaGATATGTAGAACTCTTCTTGAACTCAACAGCAGGAGGAACTGGTGGTGCCTATGGCAGTCAGATGATGGGAGCAATGG TCAAGGAATCTGAAGGGGTGGTTCAAGATTGGAACACTAGCACGTTGGCAG GAAGCCAATCCAGTTATGGTGGCCCAGCTAACCAGCAGCTGAGTGGGGGTTACGGAGGCGGATATGGTGGTCAGAGCAGCATGAGTGGATACG ACCCAGGGAGTCAGGGCGCCATGAACAGCAGTTACTACAGCAGCGGGAACCGCGCGTCCATGGGAGTGAACGGCATGGGCGGGATGTCGAACATGTCCAACATGAGTGGTGGCTGGGGAATGTAA